A stretch of DNA from Agelaius phoeniceus isolate bAgePho1 chromosome 4, bAgePho1.hap1, whole genome shotgun sequence:
atttttttttattggcaACATTGATCTGAAATATAAATCTTTTCATGTTAGCTGAGGTTAGACACCTGGCTGCTACTGCTTCAGCTAGGAATGTCTGTGATGTAAAGATACAAAACTTCTCATTAATAAAAtgcttatttctctttttccaggtTGTAAAATATCCACTTCATGCCATTATGGAAATCAAAGAATACCTTATAGATATTGCATCAAAGGCAGGAATGCATTGGCTGTCTACCATTGTTCCAACACACCATATCAATGCTCTCATCTTTTTCTTCATCATCAGTAATCTGACAATTGATTTTTTTGCCTTCATTATTCCCTTAGTCATATTCTATTTGTCCTTCATTTCTATGGTGATTTGCACACTGAAAGTTTTTCAGGACAGTAAGGCTTGGGAAAACTTCCGTGCTTTGACTGACTTACTGCTTCGTTTTGAACCAAACCTAGATGTTGAGCAAGCTGAGGTGAACTTTGGGTGGAATCACTTAGAGCcgtacttttattttttactgtcAGTATTCTTTgtcattttttccttccctataGCAAGCAAAGACTGTATACCATGCTCAGAGTTAGCTACTGTctctgttttcttcacagtgacAAGTTACATGAGTTTAAGCACATGTGCAGAACCTTACACACGAAGGGCATTAATGactgaggcagctgcaggttgCTTATCCCTATTGCAGGTATTACCTGGGAATTTTGGCTACTTGAAATTCTTAGGGAAAACCTTCTTTACAGTTCCTGTAGGCCACTTCTTTGTGATCAATGTAAGCATCCCCTGCCTTCTGTTTTTGTACTTGTTCTATCTTTTCTTTAGAATGGCCCAACTACGGAATTTTAAAGGCACCTACTGCTACCTGGTCCCATACCTGGTGTGCTTTATGTGGTGTGAACTCTCTGTGGTCATTCTGCGGGAGTCCTCTGGCATTGGGCTCGTTCGTGCATCCATTGGTTACTTCCTGTTCCTCTTTGCCCTGCCAGTACTGGGTGTAGGCATTGCACTGATGTGTCTTGTCCACTTCATTAAGTGGTTTTTGTCTTTGGAGCTCATGAAAATTGTGGTGACCCTGGTCTTGTGTGCTGTTCCTTTGCTCTTTCGATGGTGGACAAAGGTTAACTTCTCTGTAGTTGAAGTGGTTAAATCTCTCACTCGAAGCTCCATTGTGAAACTCATTCTGGTGTGGATTACAGCTGTGGTGCTGTTCTGTTGGTTCTATGTGTATCGATCTGAAGGCATGAAAGTTTACAACTCCACCCTGACGTGGAATCAGTATGGTTTCCTCTGTGGACCCCGGGCCTGGAAGGAGACCAACATGGCACGTACTCAGATTTTGTGCAGTCACCTGGAAGGACACCGAGTGACATGGACCGGGCGGTTCAAATACGTGCGCGTGACAGAAATCGACAATAGTGCAGAATCTGCAATAAATATGCTTCCATTTTTTATTGGTGATTGGATGAGATGCTTGTATGGTGAAACCTACCCTCTTTGTGATCCCAGAAATGTTACACTGGAGGAGGAAGAATTGTGTCGTCTGAAGTTTTTGACAAAGCATAAATGCCACATGAAAATGTTTGATCGATACAAATTTGAAATAACTGTGGGCATGCCTTTCAGTAGCAAAAATGGAAGCAAGCCTATAGAGGAGGATGATATAACCAAAGATATTGTGCTGAAGGCAAGCAATGAGTTTAAAAAGGTGTTGCTGAACTTGAGGCAAGGGAGTATAATTGAATTCAGCACAATTCTGGAGGGTCGTCTTGGCAgtaaatggcctgtctttgaaCTGAAGGCAATCACTTGCTTGAATTGCATGTCTAAACTTTTACCTGCAGGGAGGCACGTGAAAATAGAGCAGGACTGGAGGAGCACAGTGCATAAAGCCATTAAatttgcttttgattttttcttcttcccattCCTGTCAGCTGCATAATGTGCTCGCATATTGGTTCAGTGGTATTTTCAGCGTCCACTGCATTTACACTACCAAAGGTTTGGCTccttatgagaaaaaaaaaacaaacaacaaaacaacaaaaatctaCCTTGCTGTAGCAATGCTCAAACAGTGTGCTAATATAGAGCACTGGTTGAGTTTTGCCAGTGTACACACCGTATCCTGaccttaaaccctgtatgactGAAGTAATATATAGTACTTTAATATTGTAAATGAATGCAGGGGATCACTGCTGACTAATTGCATGGAAACTGTTTTGTCCAAAATGGATATATTGGCTGTGGTACAACACTAGATGCATTCACTTGCTCAATGTTAAAAGCACTTTACTCTTTTGAAGTATTCACAATGTGCCCATTTGTATTTTCATAGGTATGGTTTAGAATAGGTAACTGACAATAGCTTTTGTTGCATTTATtacttgtatttatttggtgTTTTCTAGGAAAAAGTGATCTTAGAGTCAGTACCTGGTGGTAATATTTGCGTACAGCAATCACTGTTACACTATTTGTCCAGAAGATAATGACCACTGTTTTTTGAAAGGGCACAACATTTCACACCCCAGCAAGGTTTTACAAAGTCCCCAGGCTTCTACTTAGCATTAAATATTGTGTATGAAATTTGCTCTTTGTTCTGATTGGTTACACTAAGGTATAGTCCATGCTGGTGTGTGAAAGGCAAATACCAAGGCTGGTATTGAGATATTGGTACCAGTAATGGACAAGCCACAGCAACTGAAATTATACCTAAAGTCTCTAGTGGAAATGGAAATAGAATGTTTGTTTAATTACTTGTATTTTGCAAATAAACATGAAGTACAAACTTGAATTAAATGGGTACAACATTTGTTCATTATGCTTTGACATTGTGACCAGTTGTTTTTGTTGTGCTGATA
This window harbors:
- the WFS1 gene encoding wolframin isoform X1 translates to MQRKPPIRDEVTFKQRYYVNISQPAPCKKKKKNKIKASSCQPSKGRPRVRSSNIAASRTRFAGAGASAGGCAGTPGTAAKMNSVPDPTSSPSHPQQHLGRSQLNAAPVAHSGNSQRPGTSSGDSATSSVPGYSRSREKTEKKEGMKEEPEVLFEELLERAKAGESKAQTEVGKHFLKLAEEEDEELNNCSAVDWFILAAKQGRREAVKLLRRCLEDRRGITTENEEEVKKLTSETDLERAVRKAALVMYWKLNPKKKKQLAVSELLENVGQVDNEDGEKQPGPVPKSVQKQRRMLERLVNSESKKFIALDDFVEITKKYAKGIIPSNLIMQEEEDDELAGKSPEELPLRLKVVKYPLHAIMEIKEYLIDIASKAGMHWLSTIVPTHHINALIFFFIISNLTIDFFAFIIPLVIFYLSFISMVICTLKVFQDSKAWENFRALTDLLLRFEPNLDVEQAEVNFGWNHLEPYFYFLLSVFFVIFSFPIASKDCIPCSELATVSVFFTVTSYMSLSTCAEPYTRRALMTEAAAGCLSLLQVLPGNFGYLKFLGKTFFTVPVGHFFVINVSIPCLLFLYLFYLFFRMAQLRNFKGTYCYLVPYLVCFMWCELSVVILRESSGIGLVRASIGYFLFLFALPVLGVGIALMCLVHFIKWFLSLELMKIVVTLVLCAVPLLFRWWTKVNFSVVEVVKSLTRSSIVKLILVWITAVVLFCWFYVYRSEGMKVYNSTLTWNQYGFLCGPRAWKETNMARTQILCSHLEGHRVTWTGRFKYVRVTEIDNSAESAINMLPFFIGDWMRCLYGETYPLCDPRNVTLEEEELCRLKFLTKHKCHMKMFDRYKFEITVGMPFSSKNGSKPIEEDDITKDIVLKASNEFKKVLLNLRQGSIIEFSTILEGRLGSKWPVFELKAITCLNCMSKLLPAGRHVKIEQDWRSTVHKAIKFAFDFFFFPFLSAA
- the WFS1 gene encoding wolframin isoform X2, whose protein sequence is MNSVPDPTSSPSHPQQHLGRSQLNAAPVAHSGNSQRPGTSSGDSATSSVPGYSRSREKTEKKEGMKEEPEVLFEELLERAKAGESKAQTEVGKHFLKLAEEEDEELNNCSAVDWFILAAKQGRREAVKLLRRCLEDRRGITTENEEEVKKLTSETDLERAVRKAALVMYWKLNPKKKKQLAVSELLENVGQVDNEDGEKQPGPVPKSVQKQRRMLERLVNSESKKFIALDDFVEITKKYAKGIIPSNLIMQEEEDDELAGKSPEELPLRLKVVKYPLHAIMEIKEYLIDIASKAGMHWLSTIVPTHHINALIFFFIISNLTIDFFAFIIPLVIFYLSFISMVICTLKVFQDSKAWENFRALTDLLLRFEPNLDVEQAEVNFGWNHLEPYFYFLLSVFFVIFSFPIASKDCIPCSELATVSVFFTVTSYMSLSTCAEPYTRRALMTEAAAGCLSLLQVLPGNFGYLKFLGKTFFTVPVGHFFVINVSIPCLLFLYLFYLFFRMAQLRNFKGTYCYLVPYLVCFMWCELSVVILRESSGIGLVRASIGYFLFLFALPVLGVGIALMCLVHFIKWFLSLELMKIVVTLVLCAVPLLFRWWTKVNFSVVEVVKSLTRSSIVKLILVWITAVVLFCWFYVYRSEGMKVYNSTLTWNQYGFLCGPRAWKETNMARTQILCSHLEGHRVTWTGRFKYVRVTEIDNSAESAINMLPFFIGDWMRCLYGETYPLCDPRNVTLEEEELCRLKFLTKHKCHMKMFDRYKFEITVGMPFSSKNGSKPIEEDDITKDIVLKASNEFKKVLLNLRQGSIIEFSTILEGRLGSKWPVFELKAITCLNCMSKLLPAGRHVKIEQDWRSTVHKAIKFAFDFFFFPFLSAA